The proteins below come from a single Felis catus isolate Fca126 chromosome A1, F.catus_Fca126_mat1.0, whole genome shotgun sequence genomic window:
- the CA1H5orf34 gene encoding uncharacterized protein C5orf34 homolog gives MAAEVRMVLYEDDSVQVQYADGSRLQLSPCGSEFLFEKAPPVSAHPLERPERIRQRTHFVISTYREQLQRALDFRNSFATCPFLSESIIPSERKKRIFIDFSEVRWPSPDTDDGMLCMQSGTVKISSLDGHAYLCLPRSQLEFTVHFLCKVSQKPDSSIVLSEKKIQARKDKLDETAGKICTYGSLSRQRLKNKENELYYQTMKSKEPLEKKSCVNGAEGSGEPPLPGTKHTCVYTWVKQWWPVASCPEEWKYPLSLALHLHDKISSVSRIDAAITQNKTLTSDISEERGKEVSVLPRALLLSCPVPHLHRWNFCDSLSQGQFDEEYSYPELVKVVWYKGVTYRLTHKNVNSIEIYPGDGSVFKSEGAYFGSYFTYYSIQEGSEEKEEKTYSVNNLPPDRPGSLFSVCSLIKQATRILQHCAKTRLSLSHNYRICCWKMVPGINDSNILPLLLRESLIPSVGRFLAYSDDKVHALFLNGITLTLNWNFSSFTEKRQVNQGLNLAWCKLTFPDGQDQLIQIEHPGPYERYVTAVISWCRSLTQTNQREMPTHSSSSILEENWSVASELEKIKKFNLLLENSGILNQISNKENEQSSDHYEPKPSETLLEEVNEKRVSVALKKTSEILQDIDYLLLNSKK, from the exons ATGGCAGCTGAAGTGCGAATGGTACTTTATGAAGATGATTCCGTGCAAGTGCAATATGCTGATGGTTCCAGACTACAGCTTTCTCCTTGTGgctctgaatttttatttgaaaaggcaCCTCCTGTTTCAGCACATCCTTTAGAACGACCAGAAAGAATTCGTCAAAGGACACATTTTGTTATCAGCACTTACCGA GAGCAACTACAGCGAGCCCTAGATTTTCGAAATTCTTTTGCTACTTGCCCTTTTTTATCTGAAAGCATCATAccttctgaaagaaaaaag CGTATCTTCATTGACTTCTCAGAAGTCAGATGGCCCAGTCCTGATACTGATGATGGCATGCTGTGTATGCAGAGCGGCACCGTGAAGATATCATCATTAGATGGGCATGCATACCTTTGTCTGCCGAGATCGCAGCTTGAATTTACAGTACATTTTTTGTGTAAAGTAAGCCAGAAGCCAGACTCATCTATAGTATTGTCAGAAAAGAAGATTCAAGCCAGAAAGGACAAACTAGATGAAACAGCAGGCAAAATCTGTACATATGGAAGTTTATCAAGACAGAgactgaagaataaagaaaacgaACTTTACTATCAGACCATGAAATCCAAGGAACCTTTAGAGAAAAAGAGCTGTGTAAATGGAGCCGAAGGGAGTGGCGAGCCACCTCTGCCTGGTACAAAACACACGTGTGTATACACGTGGGTGAAACAATGGTGGCCTGTGGCCTCCTGTCCAGAGGAATGGAAATATCCCTTGTCTTTAGCACTGCATTTGCATGATAAAATCAGCAGTGTGTCTAGAATTGATGCAGCCATCACCCAGAATAAAACTTTGACTTCTGATATttcagaggaaagaggaaaagaggtttCTGTTCTTCCCAGGGCCCTGTTACTCAGCTGTCCTGTCCCACACCTGCACAG GTGGAATTTTTGTGATTCACTTTCACAAGGACAGTTTGATGAAGAATATTCCTATCCTGAACTAGTGAAAGTAGTTTGGTACAAAGGTGTAACTTATCG ACTTACCCATAAAAATGTGAACTCAATAGAGATTTATCCTGGAGATGGCTCTGTTTTCAAATCTGAGGGAGCTTATTTTGGGAgctattttacttattattcCATTCAGGAAGGATCAGAAGAG aaagaagagaaaacttaTTCAGTAAATAACCTTCCTCCTGATAGACCAGGAAGTCTGTTCTCTGTGTGTTCTCTAATTAAACAGGCAACCAG AATTCTTCAGCACTGTGCGAAGACAAGGCTTTCTTTAAGCCATAACTATCGTATATGCTGCTGGAAAATG GTACCTGGGATAAATGATAGCAATATACTgcctttacttttgagagaatcGCTCATACCCAGCGTGGGAAGATTTCTTGCATACTCTGATGACAAAGTACATGCTCTCTTTTTAAATGGCATTACTCTAACCCTAAATTGGAATTTCAGCTCTTTTACTGAAAAGAGACAG GTAAATCAAGGTCTCAACTTAGCTTGGTGTAAGTTAACTTTTCCTGATGGGCAAGATCAGTTAATTCAGATTGAACACCCTGGACCATATGAAAG ATATGTGACAGCAGTCATATCATGGTGCAGAAGCCTGACCCAGACTAATCAGAGAGAGATGCCCACACATTCTTCATCTTCTATTCTTGAAGAAAAttg GTCTGTGGCCTCTGaacttgaaaagataaagaagtttAACT